agtcctcttctgttttaatccttctcataatttgtgtgtgtgtgtgtgtgtgtgtgtgtgtgtgtgtgtgtgtgtgtgtgtgtgtgtgtgtgtgtggtgtgtgtgtggtgtgtgtgtggtgtgtgtgtgtgtgtgttgtgtgtgtgtgtgtgtggtgtgtgtgtgtgtgtgtgtgtgtgtgtgtgtgtgtgtgtgtgtgtgtgtgtgtgtgtgtgtgtgtgtgtgtgtgtgtgtgtgcgcgcgcgcgtgtgtgcgtgcgcgtgcgtgcgtgtgcgtgcgtgcgtgcgcgtgtgccgACAAGTGCATTAGGCTGCACCAATAATTACCTGAAGGTTTAAACATGCAAGTCGTGTATAATGTTAATCAATACCATGTACACCTTGGCGCCAATAGACACTATGTGTTGTGTTTAGCGATAACAGTCGGTTATCATCCTGTCATGTGTGGCTAATTCTTGGGATCTTGACACATGCGATCCTCCTCTCAGCGTTAGCGGTGGCTGGGTGGATATTCTGATATCCACCCAGAATAATGAAGTGGCTGGGTGGATATTCTGATATCCACCCAGAATAATGAAGTGGCTGGGTGGATATTCTGATATCCACCCAGAATAATGAAGTGGCTGGGTGGATATTCTGATATCCACCCAGAATATTGGGTTGGCTGGGGTGATAACTAAGGCAACTGTAGTGTGAACAGTGACGAAGGTGATAATTTATAATACAAttgtgttttgtacagtatttgaGATAATATTTTGTACCACATTAGTAGGCAACTTACTAAAAAGAGTGTTGTAAAAAAGTCAGATTAAATCAATAAAGAAGGTGTTGTATAATACAACCACGGTCACTTTAACAAAGAGGGTGatgtacaatacaattttatttgaaCGAAGTGGGTGTTGTAATCTAATGCAGCCCTCTATTACATGCAGTATTTTTCAAAATTTAATTTGAAGCCATTTTCCTAGTAAATTACGTATTCGCACAGACGTCACAGAGAGCCAAATTTACTCAAAATCAAATCACATTTAGAACTTTGACCTCTTGATCTCACTCGACCTGAATatgaatcttgaggttatcttgagatgatttcggggctttttagagtccccgcggcccggtcctcgaccaggcctccacccccaggaagcagcccgtgacagctgactaactcccaggtacctattttactgctaggtaacaggggaatcagggtgaaataaactctgcccattgtttctcaccggcgcctgggatcgaacccaggaccacaggatcacaagtccagcgtgctgtccgctcggccgaccggctccctgtggcGTTAGGACAAGCAACTGAGATGACCTCTTCTAATCTCATTGCAACCCTCGACCTAGCATTTACCCAGTAGCTTGGTGGGGGTGGAGCTAGCAGttaagggagccggtggctgagcggacagaacactggacgcgtgttcctgtggtcccgggttcgatcccgggcgccggcgagaaacaatgggcagagtttatttctccctgatgcccctgttacctagcagtaaataggtacctgggagttagtcagctgtcacgggttgcttcctgggggtggaggcctggtcgaggaccgggccgcggggacactaaaaagcccccaaatcatctcaagataacctcaagaagatacccagTAGCTTGCTGGGGTAGAGCTAGGAAGTTACCCAGCAACTTTGCTGGGGCGTCCATCATAAAAAGATTCATAATCGATATATCGTTGCAAATGCcaaaggagtggggggggggggtggctcccTTCAAACACACAACGTATCCACAATCTTTGTTGACATTGCTACAACATTTGTTGACATTGCTACAACATTTGTTGACATTGCTACAACATTTGTTGACATTGCTACAACATTTGTTGACATTGCTACAACATTTGTTGACATTGCTACAACATTTGTTGACATTGCTACAACATTTGTTGACATTGCTACAACATTTGTTGACATTGCTACAACATTTGTTGACATTGCTACAACATTTGTTGACATTGCTACAACATTTGTTGACATTGCTACAACATTTGTTGACGTTGGTACAACATTTGTTGACGTTGGTACAACATTTGTTGACATTGGTACAACATTTGTTGACATTGCTACAACATTTGTTGACGTTGGTACAACATTTGTTGACATTGCTACAACATTTGTTGACGTTGGTACAACATTTGTTGACGTTGGTACAACATTTGTTGACATTGCAACAACATTTGTTGACATTGCTACAACATTTGTTGACATTGCTACAACATTTGTTGACATTGGTACAACATTTGTTGACATTGCTACAACATTTGTTGACATTGCTACAACATTTGTTGACGTTGGTACAACATTTGTTGACATTGCTACAACATTTGTTGACGTTGGTACAACATTTGTTGACGTTGGTACAACATTTGTTGACATTGCTACAACATTTGTTGACGTTGGTACAACATTTGTTGACGTTGGTACAACATTTGTTGACATTGCTACAACATTTGTTGACATTGCAACAACATTTGTTGACATTGCTACAACATTTGTTGACATTGCAACAACATTTGTTGACATTGCTACAACATTTGTTGACATTGGTACAACATTTGTTGACATTGCTACAACATTTGTTGACGTTGGTACAACATTTGTTGAAATAGTTACGTTTGTTGACATTGGTACAACAAACACATTTGTTGTACCAATTGTTGTTACGTTTGGCATTGCTATCGCGTTAACAAGTAGCTATGTTGTGAGTGTGTTGGGGTATAGTTAACTGGTTATACCCGttttgtcagaattgtcaaatgaACTGGAGGTAAAAACTAGCAGGTTCAGGTGTTCTTAACACTGTATAGTGACTGGTCCTGATGCAGTAGTTTGGTGATACTGGCGACCATTACATTTGGGAAGAGCAAAGTCTTCTGAAACTTAATGGCCTGGACAAGGAAGCCTGTTGTCTGCACGACGGCCAAAACAAAGAGACTCGAATGCAAGAAACTCTTAAGAAACTTAACCTGTCTGCTGACTGACCTTCAATCAGGAATATAGTTCTTTGGATTCAGAATGTTTGAATTCAAATGATTTAGTTTTAATTGAATGTATTTCCCATATATTAATCTGGCTTTGTAAAAGCCCCCCAAAATTTCTCTCTTCTTTTTCTCATTATAAACCTTAACCTTCTCAGATTTGAACTTTACTCTCAAGTATTTTAATCTGTATTATAAGAAGTCATTTATTACATGTTGCTAGTTCACTTCATCATGGTGAAGCTATTCATCAGTATTGTCTCAAAGGTTAACTTAATGTTGTTGATAACCTTCACCTGGATTGTCTCAAGGGTTCACTCTAGCCAAGTGAAACAACGTATTTGGTGAATTTCCAAGTGAATGTCATCCAAGGACATCAGACTTTGAAAAGGGCAATACGAGGGGTAATGATCCTTGTTACAGATGCCAGTGAACACATGCAGGGGATGAGTTGTGATACAGTAAGGCATATAAATTATGGAACACTACAGCAGGTCTGTTGGCTCGTACtaagggtgggggaggtggggggggggatggcccGTTTAAATCAATCTCCCTCTGTTGGCCCTGGGAGGGCCAACCTAGCTAGCCTGGAGGTTCCGTTAAAATCcatcgtatgtatgtatgtatgtatgtatatatgtatgtcacTATAAACTCTCTGACGTATGTACTCATCAGCTCTTGTCACCTGTTAAACTGTTTGGTCTCGATAATGGCAGTTAGCAGAACATTCCTCTCATCTACAACCCTCTTTCTATACCTGGGCCAGGATTATTTGCAGTACAAAGCCTGTGGATTCCATATCGTGTTGgactagtgctcaacgaggtggcggatgacctgGTCACACGCGCCACATTAACACCACAAGTTGACACTGAATGTGTTTTAATAATTCTGACCTGACATATAAGACGCAAAGTTAGAAATATTCCGGCACAGACAGACgtggcgaggagaggtataatgtatgagggaagtcaaaccatacaccactacatgtatgtgagtcaaaacaccaacATTTCACTtctggtaaaatgagaaatgtttggagtgactctgtacacaggcttgggtacaaatattacaggGAATATGGGACAGGTGTCAATGATAATGAcaccaagtgtaaactatgtggtatgttaaggtctcacaccctcacccattatgttcttgatggtCCGTTGAttgatgtatatagaaacactgagataagaactgttcctgaacaaataccctggatgtgtcacaacggaaagattgatgatattctggagagatataagaattttacaCCAACATTGTAAACTTTCTTGAACTATCTGAATGTCTTTTGCAAATTGTCTGTGCATCTAGTCATAAAAGTATATGTGTGAGCGTCTAGTAACATActgcatgtgtaaaggaagaaatgtatatgtttatcacacAGAATGTTCTGTAATATGCTTATTGTttgtgaatgtatatatatatatatatatatatatatatatatatatatatatatatatatatatatatatatatatatatatatatatatatatatacaaatattactgggattacctttttgcattattatttttgtatcaacccatgtatatcttgtaaccatcaaatgcataataaagcacaaaaaataaaaaaggaagggggtggtaggagaaaagcacacagaaactgtattggaggggatctaaacattccctctaatgcgttatgcgtggtttcctccgaggctatgggtcccccttcttccagctagaggtggtactccctatatatatatatatatatatatatatatatatatatatatatatatatatatatatatatatatatatatatatatatatataatatggacacacaaatgcttgatgaatactggctcacattataatataataagtTTGCATATTATAATTCCGGTTGTGGTGAACAGAAAGCCAGTACTTAGGTTTATGGAGGTCGCTCTAGGCCAGCCATTGACCTCCCTcagaatgcaacccacaacagttgcataACTCCCGGGTAACTGTTTAAGGTGAACTGTGGCATCAAGTGTAAGGAAATGTGCCCAGCTGTTTCTGTTCTGcccggacgggggggggggggaggagaattgACTCAGCCAGGCCCTCGGTTGTGAATAAGGGACGAAGGCCACTGTTCTACACGACAGCATTTAGGAAGACCTAACTACTGAGAATAAGAATGTATCAATGTTTTCCTAAGGTTATTAACTTTAACGTTGTGAGAAAAAGGGTGATCCTCAGCTAGACTTGTACCCCATCGCTgccgtgttgtgttgtgctgtgcagTGTTGTGCAATGCTGTGCACTGAGCACTGAGTGCTGAGGCTATTACCTTTATCCCAGGACACAAGTGTCTCGTGTCGGGTGTCTCTGGATCAGTGATCACAGTGGCAGTTCAGATATCATGTGTGTGGTGACATACAATGTCTGGTCATACTGGCAGATGGCAGTTGATACACATGGCCAGTACAATCACGGGTGGATCTCGTGTCTATACTGGATGGAGTGAGAGAGTGAAGGTGTGACCGGCTGACCTGTCGCCAACGGTTCTGGTAACCCTTCCTCCGTCACTCCCAGTGGCATCGGAGAAGCCCATAGTTTACCCAGTCAAGTGGTAAGAGTTCCATATTGTAGTAGAAACTGTACTGTGATTGGTCCTGTGTGGGGAAACCTCTGCATAACCAGACTCTCGAGTCGTAGCTACAGGtgggcagctacaacacagcagtgtgggcagctacaacacagcagtgtgggcagctacagcacagcagtgtgggcagctacagcacagcagtgtgggcagctacaacacagcagtgtgggcagctacagcacagcagtgtgggcagctacaacacagcagtgtggccagctacaacacagcagtgtgggcagctacagcacagcagtgtgggcagctacaacacagcagtgtgggcagctacagcacagcagtgtgggcagctacagcacagcagtgtgggcagctacagcacagcagtgtgggcagctacaacacagcagtgtgggcagctacaacacagcagtgtggccagctacagcacagcagtgtggccagctacagcacagcagtgtgggcagctacaacacagcagtgtggccagctacaacacagcagtgtgggcagctacaacacagcagtgtgggcagctacaacacagcagtgtgggcagctacagcacagcagtgtggccagctacaacacagcagtgtgggcagctacaacacagcagtgtgggcagctacaacacagcagtgtgggcagctacaacacagcagtgtggccagctacaacacagcagtgtgggcagctacaacacagcagtgtggccagctacaacacagcagtgtgggcagctacaacacagcagtgtgggcagctacagcacagcagtgtggccagctacaacacagcagtgtgggcagctacaacacagcagtgtgggcagctacaacacagcagtgtgggcagctacaacacagcagtgtggccagctacaacacagcagtgtgggcagctacaacacagcagtgtggccagctacaacacagcagtgtgggcagctacaacacagcagtgtgggcagctacaacacagcagtgtgggcagctacagcacagcagtgtggccagctacagcacagcagtgtggccagctacaacacagcagtgtggccagctacaacacagtagtgtggccagctacaacacagcagtgtgggcagctacaacacagcagtgtgggcagctacaacacagcagtgtGGGCAGCTACAACACTATTCATCAACCAGATGATTCACATGTGCATGAGTGAATGTGTGTGGGTGAGCCGGCTCTGAGTAAGTAGGCTAATTATTTGTGTACGCATATTTAAGTCACATTTTTGTGGTGCTAAGGTGGGGCCCAGGTGAGCTGAGGTGGTGTTTCTGGTCTAAGATTGTGTGCGGCCATTTTTAGCAAGGAACCCTGCAGGGTGAATGTATTTATACACGTTATGCGGTTACTTGTGCATAGAATAATTTCAGGAGCATCATTTTAAGCTTCTAATTGTCCTTTGCATACGACAAtgggttagacagctgttattacTAGAGGGTTGTTAAGTTAGGTTGTGTTACGTCACTTGGGTGTCGTCGGCAAGAGGCGGATACACTGCGTACATTTGCCTCTGGTTCCCCTTTCCCTATGTGTGTAAATATTGTGttcatttgttgaccagaccacacactagaaggtgaagggacgacgacgtttcggtccgtcctggaccattctcaatcgacttgaaaatggtccaggacggaccgaaacgtcgtcgtcccttcaccttctagtgtgtggtctggtcaacatactttagccacgttattgtggctcatcaCCTGCATTGTTTTCATTTTATGTTTTATAAATTGGATGTTAAGCACACACGGGGCTACTGGACATCCTGTCTCCCTCATATTTGCAAACTTTGCCGTATGGCTCCCACAAAAGGATGTTGTGCCTATACTAGCACAACATTATATAACTTGGATGTTAGGAATGTGTGGTTCCCTACAGCGCCAGGTTGAGTGAGACACGGCCTATATCTGGCCAGACTCGTGACCTTGTGCCTGTTCCTGCAGGCAGGTTACCGTGCTGATACCTGGTCTGGGCCGGTGGTATTACTGCCCACCTCAGCTGCCCACTTCAGCGTTCCTGCAGGCAGGTTACCGTGCTGATGGCTGGTCTGAGCCGGCGGTATTCCTGCCCACCTCAGCTGCCCACTTCAGCGGGCCAAGTTTAAAGTAATCTCGGacaaatatatattatacttCTAAATATTTAAAGTATCTCTGACATTACTAAATAAATAATAGGATTTTATTGAGTATATTTTCTGACTTATTGTATTTAACGACAGATCTTCTGTTTTACGTGAACTGTATCTAGTTTAATTACTCCACATTCCACAAAGGGTTCACAGAGCAGCACCCTGTGAtaattcccgccaaacacacaccgaaactatgacgttggtacaacgttcgaacaagttttaacacttcctaaccagttataacaaccaatatagaaaGTTGTAACAGCGTTCTAAtaagtcataaacacgttaagccaagatgtaacaactttattacaagttgtagcaagcggaaaatagagatagtttcggtttgtgtttccagggaaaccTTTCAACGTAAGGTATATACAGTTAAATTACTCCGAATTCCACAAAAGCTCCTGTCGGGGGAGGACGCGACCTGACATATGCCGCTTGATCTACACAAGCGAGCGTCGTCATCCAGGCCAGACTCCACGACTGGACTAACACAGTAATATTCCTGCTTCTGTCTTGTTGACTGAATGATTTACACATTGACTTGACTGCCAAGTCAGTTTACTGGCTTCATCTTGGAAACAAATAAGATGAATATAGAAAAGTTTGTTGAGGAAATGCTTCAGTAGGTATTGAGGCCAATCTCCCCAATATTGCACTTTTGTCCTCGTGGACAATATTTTCACATATTTTTTTTCACTCACATATTTTCAAATTATTGCAACGCACACATTTCCTCCTCTCCTACCTGTGATATGTAACCGTAGTTAAACATcataaggaaattatgaggacaaAACTGAAGGGccagtacgactatataacacttagaAGGGATATAAGATAGACTAAGAATCGAGATATGAGGACAAACTAAaccagtatgattatatagcgCTTGAAAATGAATGAGGACAAGAATCTGTGTACGACggatggaaggaatggtgcctaaccacttggaccataggggatcgaacgccgaccgtcAAGAAGCGAGTCCGTCCCTGTACTAACCATGCAGTTCAATTTGGTGAAACACCGCCGTTTTTTTTTACCCATATCCATAATAAAATGTTTGGAATTAGAAGAGATTGTCAGGTCACATGTGTGACAGTTAAGGGTGAATAGCTGTCAGTAATTAAGTATATCTGTCAACAATCAGGGTTGTATAACTGTGAATAATTAGGGTTGTATAACTGAAAAATTAGGGTTGTATAACTGTGAAGAATTAGGGTTGTATAACTGTCAAGAATTAGGGTTGTATAACTGTGAACAATTAGGGTTGTATAACTGTGAAGAATTAGGGTTATATAACTGTGAATAATTAGGGTTGTATAACTGTGAACAATTAGGGTTGTATAACTGTGAATAATTAGGGTTATATAACTGTGAATAATTAGGGTTGTATAACTGTCAACAATTAGGGTTGTATAACTGTCAACAATTAGGGTTGTATAACTGTGAATAATTAGGGTTGTATAACTGAATAATTAGGTAGGGTTGTATAATTGTCAACAATCAGGGTTGTATAATTGTCAACAATCAGGGTTGTATAATTGTCAACAATCAGGGTTGTATAATTGTCAACAATCAGGGTTGTATAATTGTCAACAATCAGGGTTGTATAATTGTCAACAATCAGGGTTGTATAACTGTGATCAATAAGATTATAAGATTAAACCAGTATATCTTGGCCATATGTTCTCTTAGTTAATAACACCTCAACTTTGCCAGTTGCTGGGTACAGTGTATTTGCCGGCGGCTGCGTATAGAACGCCTAGGCAAACACCGTGTATAATTGGTACTTATACGCACAAAAACGTATGTTTTCCCTTACAAGCTCACATGATCATCAGTTTCAGTGTATAATCActgtatatatgcatatatacatatacattcagttttcagtgagtttttagttgcatatagtcctggggaccattcaggcttgttcgcatatatacatatatgtatatataacatctTACAAAATGTTCTTGCCGATTAGGCGCTTCTTATTTACAGTGAAGGTGTAGGTTATTTGAATGCGTCCATAACTCAAGCAAATATGATATTCAAATTAGTTAATCTTGATAAGGCCCGAAGAGGCGACCAAGGATAGGTTCCACTTCGGTTCTGAATATTTGATTTTAAGTCAAAATAATTACAGttattggggacaggaagccagtacttAGACTTTCCGAGCCTCCCCTAGGGCAGGGGGGGTGGCTAACCTTTTGTTGAGAAAGTGAGACCACAATTGGGAGTAATCTCCTAAGAAAATTATCTAGCAATCTCGTGCTGCACATTATAATTTTTGCTGTTAAATTTGTGTTTTATCATTTTTTATGGAGGAAAGAGAACAGAATCCTTGAAAATATTCTTGAAGACGCCTGTTTAGGCGACCAATAACTTCTGAATTGTTTTAATGGTGCAGGTTTAGGAATAATGTGTTATTAATAACTGGTTATTCCCAAGAAGTAAAACTAATGAACTTATACCAGTAGTAAGGAACGTTTGAAGGGAAACGTATTCAGTCCTGTTGCTTATTTTCGTgtatatttattgttttattattaaCAACAATATAACAGAATGAGTGAAATATAAAAGCTTTTTAGAAAGCCTGAAAAAAATAATATCAATGTTTTTAACAAGGTAAATGAAAAATAACGTAACTTTAAAATAGTATTTTAACTTATAAGCAACAAAAAATGTGAAAGTAAAAGTATAACCATTTTTCAGATTAAAAAACATAACCTTATTTTCCTATCTTATATTTGTTTATACAAGGATGACATATATCTGATTTGTATTGG
This is a stretch of genomic DNA from Procambarus clarkii isolate CNS0578487 chromosome 45, FALCON_Pclarkii_2.0, whole genome shotgun sequence. It encodes these proteins:
- the LOC138350420 gene encoding chondroitin proteoglycan 1-like — translated: MTDVRDKGLARVGGGGGSLQTHNVSTIFVDIATTFVDIATTFVDIATTFVDIATTFVDIATTFVDIATTFVDIATTFVDIATTFVDIATTFVDIATTFVDIATTFVDIATTFVDVGTTFVDVGTTFVDIGTTFVDIATTFVDVGTTFVDIATTFVDVGTTFVDVGTTFVDIATTFVDIATTFVDIATTFVDIGTTFVDIATTFVDIATTFVDVGTTFVDIATTFVDVGTTFVDVGTTFVDIATTFVDVGTTFVDVGTTFVDIATTFVDIATTFVDIATTFVDIATTFVDIATTFVDIGTTFVDIATTFVDVGTTFVEIVTFVDIGTTNTFVVPIVVTQVTVLIPGLGRWYYCPPQLPTSAFLQAGYRADGWSEPAVFLPTSAAHFSGPSLK